The DNA segment CGCACGAGCACGCCGACCATCCCGGGATCGCCTTTCGGTCGGTCCGCGCCATCCTCTCTCTCGTTTCCGTCACCCTCCGGCATGTAACGTACGCTCGCCGGCGTCGTCTAAGTCGCTTCGCTCCCGCCTAGGACTCGATCTTCTCGACGATCTCGCGGGCCTGCTCCTTCGCCTTCTCCTCGCCGACGTTCTTCCGGCCCAACACCGACGTGACCTCCCAGTCGTCGCTTCCCTCCTTCTTCCCGGTTCGGACCTCGCTGCCCTCCGAGACGGACTCGGCGAGCTCCTTCGCTCAGTCGGGGGTTCGGATCTCGTCGTAGCGATCGGGATCGCGAAACCGCCCGTGGACGTACCCGTCCTCGGTCTCCACCGCCTCGACGTCGGGTACGTCGGCCATGCTCACGCCAGGTCGTGGACTGCCGCCGGTCGTCGTCCACGCCCCCGAGCGTCGACCGGGACGATCGCTACGCGGATCCGAGGGCGAGCGCTTAAGGCCGATCCCCCGCCTACCCCGCGTATGGTGACGTTTCTCTCCGGGGGGACCGGAACGCCGAAGCTCCTCTCGGGGGCCGACGCCGTCTTCGAGCCGGCGGAGACGACCGTCGTCGGCAACACCGGCGACGACGTCGAACTCGGCGGGCTGCTGGTCTGTCCGGACCTCGACACCGTGCTGTTCGAACGCGGCGGGGTCCTCGACCGGGAGACGTGGTGGGGGATCGACGGCGACACCCACGAGACCAACGAGTACCTCCTCGAACTGGCGAGTGCTGCCGGTCTCGAGACGGGGCCGCGCTACCTTCCCGACGCCTGTCAGACCGACGGACGGGAGATCGCCCGCTGGCGGCGGTTCTCGGGGATCGCGGAGTTCATGACGATCGGCGACCGCGACCGCGCGGTCCACCTCACCCGGACCGGGTTGCTCGACGAGGGGCGCTCGCTCACCGAGGTCACCCGAACGCTCGCCGATGCGTTCGGGCTCGCCATCGACCTCGTGCCGATGAGCGACGACCCGCTCGCAACGATGATCCACACCGATCGGGGGGAGATGCACTTCCAGGAGTTCTGGGTCGCCCATCGCGGCGAGCCCGCGATCGAACGCGTCGAGTTCCGCGGCGAAGCGCGGGCGACGGAGGCCGTACTGACCGCTCTCGAAGACCCGGTCGTGATCGGCCCCTCGAACCCGATCACGAGCGTCGGGCCGATCCGTGCGGTCAGGGGGGTCGAGGAACGACTCGCCCGGGTGCCGGTGGTCGTCGTCTCGCCGTTCGTCGAGGACCGCGTCTTCTCGGGCCCCGCGGGCGATCTGATGGCCGCTTCGGGCTACGAGCCCTCGACCGCCGGCGTCGCCGAATGCTATCCGTTCGCCGACGCGTTCGTGCTCGACGACGGCGACGGGACGACGCTCGATCGCCCCGTCGTCCGGACCGACACCGCGATGGACTCGCGAGAGGACGCCGAACGCGTCGCCCGTGCGGTCGAGGAGGCGCTGGGGGGGATCGACTGATGTTCGAGCCACGACTCGCGCTCGCGAGCCTGAGCGGCCGATCGGACGCCGCGTGGGCGAGCGCGGCGAGCGAGCACGCCGGCGCGGCCTTTCTCGGCGGAATCGCCCTCGACGAGCCGTCTCGGGAGGCCGCCCGCGCGCTCGTCGCCCGCGACCGCGACGAGTTCCTGCCGGCGGACCCGATCGCGTTCGTCGACGACCAGCTCTCGGCGCTGTCGGAGACGCCGATCAGAGCGGGATTTAACCTTCGGTCGAGTTCGCCCGAACCGATCGCGACGGCTGCGGCGGTCTGTCGCGCGCACGGCGCGATCTGCGAGATCAACGCCCACTGTCGCCAGGAAGAGCTGTGTGCGGTCGGCTGCGGGGAGACGCTCCTTCGGGAGAGCGACCGGCTCCGCGAGTACGTCTGCGCGGCCGACGCCGAGGGCGCGACGGTGAGCGTGAAGGTCCGTGCGGAGGTCGACGGGGTGAATCTCGCCGAGACCGCCCGACTGGTCGAGCGGGCGGGTGCGGACGCGATCCACGTCGACGCGATGGATTCGGAGGAGGTGATCCGAACGGTGACGGACGCCGCCGATCTGTTCGTGATCGCGAACAACGAGGTTCGCGACGCCGCGAGCGTCCGGGAGTACCTCGCGTACGGCGCGGACGCGGTGAGCGTCGGCCGACCCAGCGACGACCCCCGGGTGCTCGCACGGATACGGGAGGTCCTCGACCGGCTCTCCCGGGAGGCCCACGCGTGAACGCGAACACGAGCGCGCGGACACGAACGGCGGCACAGAACGCCGAACTCGCGCTGCTGCTCGAGGTCGCGGGGACGCCCAAGCCGGGCAACGTCGACCGACGGCGCGATCTGTCCGACCTGCGCTTCGAGCAGTTCCTCGCGGGCGCCGTCGGTGCGGGCGAGGGGTTGCGGGACGCGGAAGCCGGCGATCCCATCGGCGAGGCGTTCGAACGGGCGGTCGGGGGGATGGCCGCCGGCCACGGTCAGAACACCCAGTTCGGCGCGCTTCTCCTGCTCGTGCCGCTCGTCCGCGCCGCGATCGAAGACGGGGGGACGCTCTCGCCCGAGGGCGTACGACGGGTCGTCGAGGCGACTACCGTCGAGGACGCCGCCGCGTTCTACCGGGCGTTCGAGTACTGCGAGGTGTTCGTCGACGACCCGCCCGAGGACGCCGCCGACCTCGACGTTCGGCGCGGGAGCGAAGCCGTCCCCGCCCTCGAACGCCGCGGGCTGACGCTCCTCGACGTGATGCGCCTGAGCGAGGCCGAGGACGACGTCGCCCGCGAGTGGACGGGCGGCTTCGAGCGCTCGTTCCGGGCCGCGGAACTGATCACTGAGTCCGAGGGGCCGCTCTCGGATCGCGGCGCACGGGCGTTTCTCGACCTGCTCGCGGAGCGACCCGACACGCTCGTCGCGAAGAAACACGGGGAGAGGGTCGCCGAGGGGGCGATGGAGCGGGCGAAACGGACACGCGACGCGGGCGATCCAGACGCGATCGAGGCGCTCGCCGAGGCGTTCGTCGAGGAGGGGATCAATCCGGGAACGACCGCCGACATCGTCGCCGCGGGGCTGTTCGTCGCGCTCGAACGGGGAGTCGAGCCGTGAGCGACGGCTGGCCGGTCGAGCTACGCGGCGCCACCGAGTCGGTCGTCGCAACGCTCGGGCCGAACGACCGGTGGAACCTCGCGGCGCTCGGGCTGTTCGCCGGCGAGCCGGTGACCTCGCGGACGTGGGGAAACACCCGGACGCGGCGGAATCTCCACCGGCGAGGTGGGGGGTACGTCCAGTTCACCCGGGATCCGATGGAGTTCGTCGAGGCGGCGCTGGGAGTCTACGAGCGCGACGACCCCGTCCTTCCTTCCGCGGACGCCTGGGTCCGCGTCGAGGTCGAGCGGGTCGACGCCGGCGAGGACGGCGGCACCCGCTGGGAGGAGTGGGCGCACACGCCGGTCGAGACGGGGATCGAACGGCGCGTCGTCCCGACGACCAACCGCGGCTACAACGCCGTCATCGAGGCGACGGTCGCGGCCTCGCGGCTCGGCGTCGCAGCTTACGATACCGCCGAGCTCGAGGAACGCCTCGTCTACTTCGAGGGCGTGGTCGAGCGCTGTGGCGCCGCACGCGAGCGCGAGGCGATGGCGCGCCTCCGCGAACTGTCGGACTGGGACGGGCGGGACGAACGGCCCGACTGAGGCGACCGAAACGACCGAAACGCTCGAAACGAATCCTTTTAGGCCGCCACCCCAGTAGAGCCCGCCATGGCGATCAAACCGGCCTACGTCAAGAAGACGGGGACGCTCCTCATCGAGCGTTACCCCGAGGCGTTCAACGACGACTTCGATCACAACAAACGAAGCGTCCGCGAACTGACCAACATCGAGTCCAAGGGCGTCCGAAACCGGATCGCGGGCTACGTCACCCGGAAACAGGAACAGGCCGCCCAGGCGTAGCGCGGCAGCTTTTGCGGGTTTTCTCCCGATCCAAACGGTTTTGAACCGGGCCGACCCTACCCTGCGCTAATGACTCACACCGTTGGCGTGCTCGGCGCGACCGGCGCCGTCGGACAGCGACTCATCCAGCTTCTCGATCCTCACCCCGAGTTCGAGATCGCGTGTCTCACCGCGAGCCCCGAGAGCGCGGGCCGGCCCTACCGCGACGCGGCCAAGTGGCGGATCAGCACACCGATCCCCGAGGACGTGGCGGAGATCACGGTCGCGGAGACCGATCCCGAGGCGGTGCCCGACGACGTCGACATGCTCTTCTCCTCGCTTCCCTCCTCGGTCGGCGAGCGCGTCGAGCCCGACTTCGCGGAGGCGGGCTACGTCGTCTCCTCGAACTCCTCGAACCAGCGCATGGCGCCCGACGTCCCGCTCGTGATCCCCGAGGTGAACGCCGACCACCTCGCTATGCTCGAGGTCCAGCGCGACGAGCGCGGCTGGGACGGCGCGCTCGTGAAGAACCCCAACTGCTCGACGATCACGATGGTCCCCACGCTCGCGGCGCTCGATACGTTCGGACTTTCGAGAGTGCACGTCGCCACCCTCCAGGCCGTCTCGGGGGCGGGCTACTCCGGCGTCACGTCGATGGAGATCATCGACAACGCCGTCCCGCACATCGGCGGCGAGGAGGAGAAGATGGAGTCCGAGTCCCGAAAGCTGCTGGGGGCCTTCGACGGCGCCGAACTCTCGCTGCACGACGCGACGGTCTCGGCGTCCTGTAACCGCATCCCCACGCTCGACGGCCACCTCGAGAACGTCTGGGCCGAGACCGAGGAGGAGGCGAGCGCGGAGGACGCGATCGAGGCGATGGAGACCTACGACTCGATCGATCTGCCCTCCTCGCCGGACCCCCTCATCCACGTCTTCGAGGAGCCGGAACGACCCCAGCCCCGGCTGGACCGTGAGCGCGAGAACGGCATGCAGATCTGTGCCGGCGGCGTCCGCGAGAGCGAGACCGGGCTCCAGTACAACTGTCTCGCGCACAACACGCTTCGGGGCGCGGCGGGCGCGAGCGTGCTGAACGGCGAGCTGCTCGCCGAGCAGGGCTACATCTAGTAGAACTCGACTGCGACGCCGTCGAACCGCTCGAAGTCCCCGGTATGCCTCGTCACCACCGTCGCGCCGAGCGACCGTGCCACGCCGGCGATCAGTACGTCCCCCGCGAGCGAGTCGATGCCGCCGTGGTTCACGTCGGGATCGTCGTATGGCGTCGCCTCGAGCGCCCCGGCGTGGTACGCGTGCCCGACGGTAACCGGGACGATCCGGAGCCAGCCGTAGTTCGCCGTCAGATCGGCTCGCGACGGGGTGCCAATGAGGTATTCCCGACCGCGAGTTCCTTCATACAGACCGTCGAGGTGACGAACTCCTCGTCCCCGGAGTTGGCGAGGTAGCTCGCGACCGCCTCCCGACCTCGTTCGTAGCCGATCAGAAACGTGGTGTCGAGAAGTCTCACTCTTCGGTCTCGTTGGTCATGGCGTTGAGCGCGCGTCGCTGACGTACCGCCAGCCCCTCGTTCGTTGCCGTACGGTGGACTGAAACGATCTCCTCGAGACGTTCACCCTCCCCTTCCCAGAGCGAACACAATCCGCTGTCGGCTACAGCACCTGGTTCTCTAGATCCGTCTCGCCAGCGTCGAGGCGCTCGACGTTCTCCGCGACGATGTCGGCGAGCCTGACGTAGTATCGGGGCGTGTGGCCGGCGTTGTGCGGCGTGATCTGGACGTTGTCGAAGCCCCACAGCGGGTGGTCCTCGGGGAGGGGCTCGGGGTCGGTGACGTCGAGCGCGGCCCCGCGAAGTTTGTTGCGCCGGATCGCGTCCACGAGCGCCTCCGTCTCGACGACGGGGCCGCGCGCGATATTTACCAAGAGAGCGTCCTCGGGCAGCGTCACGAGCTCCTCCTCGCCGATCAGCCCCTCGGTGGTGTCCGTGAGCGGGCAGGCGAGCACCAGGACGTCCGTGCGCGAGAACGCCTCGTGGAGGTCCTCGGAATCGAAGCCGATCACCTCGTCGGTCGGCCCGCCCTTCTCGGGGGTGTAGCGAACCCCGACGGTGTCGACGCCGAACCCCTCCAACCGATCGACGATCGACTCGCCGATCGCGCCCAGACCGACCACGGTGACGGTCGAGCCCATGAACTCGTCGGTCTGATAGTGGCGCCACTCGCGGTCGCGCTGGCGGTCCCGCCCCTCGAAGAAGTCCCGGTAGAAGGCGAGGATCGAGCCGAGCACCTGTTCGGCGATGTTCGGACCGTGGACGCCCGCGGCGTTCGTCACCGCTACGCCGGCGTCCTCGAGGGCGTCCATCGGCAGGTGGCCCGTCCCCGCGTACGCACACGCGAACAGTTCGAGCGTCTCGGCCTGGGAGAGCAGTTCCTCGTCGATGTCCATCCCGACGGCGACGGGCGCCTCGCGGATCAGCTCCCGTTCGTCCTCCGGCGTCGTCGCCACCCGGACCTCGTGGTCGGGCAGTCGATCGCGGATCTCGGCCGCGAGGTCGGCGACGGGCATGCCGTGGGTTCCGCGGCGAAGCACCAGCACGTCGAACGGGTCGGTCATGCCGGATCCCTCTCGCCGACGGAAAGTCATACTGTCGGTCGTCCCCGAGCGATCCCTGCGGGTTCGGCGGTTCATCCGAGCCCCGATCGTCCGACTGGCCCGTTCTCGGCCCCGTGATCCCGACGCTCCACCCGGGTTGCTTCAGGGGTTTTAAGACCGTACGAGCGAGGTTCGGTGTATGGAGCGCGTTGACGTTGCGATCGTCGGTGGCGGCCCCGCCGGAATGGCGGCCGCCGAGGCGGCCGCTCGGCGGGACGCGAGCGTCGTCGCCGTCGAGAAGGGGGTCCCACGGGCGGATCGCACGGAACTGGGGCCGGACTCGACGGACGCCGCCGGGATGCTCGATTACTGGGTCGATCTCATGGGCATCCCATTCGAGGAGATCCCCGACGAGGTCGTCCTCCGGGAGCTCGACCGTACGGAGTTCGTCGGCCCCACCGAGCGCTGTACGATGTACTCGACCGGGATCGACTCCTCCTACCCCGGTTTCGGCTTCACCTTCGACCGGCCCCGAATGGACGACTGGCTGCGCGAGCGCGCCGAGGACGCCGGCGCCGAGTACCGCGTCGGAAGCGGGGTCAAGCGCGTCGAGAGCGATCTCTCCTCGGGCCACCGCCACACCCTCACGCTCGGCGACGGCTCGGAGATCGAGGCCGAACACCTGATCCTCGCGGACGGCCCGCAGCGAAACGTCACGATCCCGACGCTCGATCAGTTCGTCCCCGCCGGGCGATCGATGAGTGACGTCCTCGGAACCCACGCGAACCACATCGCCTACCAGGAGCACCGTCGGATCCCCGAGGAGGTCTTCGACGAGAGCGCGCTGAAGTTCTGGTGGGGGTACATCCCCGGGAAGACGGCCTACCCGTGGGTCTTCCCCAACGACGGAAACGTCGCCCGGGTCGGGCTGACGATGCCGATCGGGATGGACCTCGCGGACGTCGAGAACCCCGAGGACTACCCGCTTTTGGACCCGGACGACGAGCAGCTCCCCTCGGGGGCGATCTACCTCCGACGCCTGCTCGAACGCGAGTACGGCGACCGCTACGACGTCGAGGAGGACTTCCCGCTCGTCTCCGATCGCGGGAAGCGCGGCGGTACCGAGGCGTACCCCATCTCCTCGACACGGCCGATCGACTCGCCGACGAGAGCCGGGATCGCCGTCGCGGGCGGCGCGATGGGCACCACCTCGGCGTTCCACGAGGGGGGCTACCACGTCGCGGTACGTTCGGGGAGGATCGCCGGCCGGCTCGCGGCGATCGGCGACCTCGAGACGTACAACGACACCTGGAAGGGCGTCATCGGCGAGGAGATAACGCGAAACGTCGCCATGGCGAGGATGGTCGAGGACTACACCCCCGCCGACTGGGACCGCACCTTCCGGACCGCCCGCAGGATGCTCGCGGAAGCACAGGGGCTCGAGATGCTGGACCGCAGGTTCAGCGCCGGGATCGACGCCACGCGGCTGCTGTTCGCCTATCGAAAGGCGCGCTTCGCGTTTCGCGGCGACCGGTACGTTCAGTTCCGCGAATCGGAGTACGTGCTGTAGTCCGTCGGCTCGCTTCTGTATGGCGCCCCCGACCCGCCGAATTCCGATCGCCGTCGCCCCGGTTACGCGTCGTCCGGCCGCGGCGTCGGAAACGCCCGATGGGCGCGCGGTGGAAGGAGGTAGTTGCCCCGACGACGGACGGTGAGGTACTGGAGGATGCCGTTGTTGGCGATCCGGCCGACGCCGCTCTCCTCGGCGACGTCCGCGCCGGTCATCGCCTCGCGGACGCGGACGAACTCCTCGATCTCGCGCTGGAGCGTGAGGAACTGGAGTCCGGGGCGGTCGTCGTCGGTCGTGTTGAAGTCCCGTCGCAGGAGGAGCGGTTCGCCGTCCTCGCGGGCGCGGGCGGCCTTCTGGGCGTGACCGACGACGCCACGACTGCGGGCGTCATCGATCGTCGACGCGATCCGCTCGTCGGTGAGCGCGTTCGATTCCTCGAGCTTCTCGCCGTACTCGCCGACCAGGTCTTCGTTCGCGTGTTCGTGACTGAACAGCTTCGCGACGCGCTGGAACTGCGAGTCCTGCTCATACCACTGGCGGAGGTCGATCGCAAGCGTCGAGACGTGCTGGGTCGTCCCGCCGGCGAACGGGCCCTCGTCGATCGTCACGCGGTCCTCGGTCGCCTGGCTCTCCTGGAAGCCCGAGCGAAAGCCCATGAAGAAGGGTGCCTCCTCGTGGATCGGTTCGGAGTCGGGGACGCCCTCGACGTCCTGGTGCTCGGCGGGGAGGCCCGCGCCGACGAAGCCGGTGTGGCGCTCGCGCTCTGCAACGAGATCGGCGATCGTCGTCCCGACGGGCTCGCCGTTGACCTCCTCGACCTCGCCGAACAGCGCCTCCTCGGCCGCGAGGACGGGCTCGGGGTGGTCGCTCGCGAGGTGGATCAGGAGGTCGCCGGCCTCGAACTCCGGCTGCTCGAACTCCGTGAGGGCGGACGGTTCGGGCAGGTCGACACCCGCGGGTCCCTCGCCGAACCGGTCGAAATAGGCGGGGGTGTAGCCGACGGTGAACAGCAGGCCGTCGTGGCTCCGCTCGTAGGCGCGTTCGAGCGTTCGAAGCGCCGCCTCGAAGCGCTCCCGGTCGTCGTCGGTCGGATCGTTCGCGAGGGTCAGCGAAAGCAGGACGTGGTGTCTCGAGGGGACGATGTTCTCGTTCTCGTCGCCCGAGAGCACCGCGTTCCAGGCGTGCTGGCGCTCGGGGTGCGCGTCCGGGTCGTCGGTTCCCGACGGGATCTCAGCGCGCTCCTCCTCGCCGAGGTCGAGGCAGGAGGCGAGCGCGCTCGTGCCGCCGGCGGCGACCAGCGCCTTGAGATACTCGCGCCGCGGGAGGGCGTCGCGGTCGGGGAGCGTCATCGGATTCGAGTAGGGGCCACGCGAGGAAGTACCTGTTCTCCGCGGTCGCCGCGCCGGCCGCGAGCGTACGGCCGGGTCGGGACGCAGGGCTTAATCAGTCCGCGAGCGTAGCGTCGGGTGCGCACCTCAAGTCCCCGCCCGAGCATTCCCGTCAGGGAGCGATGACCGCGCGGAGAACCCGGGTGTGCGACATGCGGTCCGTCCGTGACCGTCACGCGGAACGACCGCGAACGGAACCGCCCGGCACGAGGGTTTCCCGGCCGACGCGGCACGCCGCCACGGGATGAGGCCGGTCGTTAGTGTTCCGGGCGACATCTTCGACGCTGTGAGATGGGGAGCGACCGCTCTCGACGCCGCGACGACACGCCGAACGATTCGGGTTCGGGCCGTCGAACGGACTATATGTGAGAGGGTCCTATTGGCGCCGTAGAGATGCTCGAACGACTCTCAGGGCTCTCGGACGACGTCCGCGAGGTCGTCCAGGAGTTCTTCCGCGACAACGGCATGCTCGGCTCCATCGTCGCCTTCGCGCTCGTTTTCGGTGCCGTCATGACCGCGGTGGTGATGGTCGTCCTCATCGCCGGTCTGCTGGCGTAGCGCCGGCGATCGATGGAAACGACTTTTCGAGCCACGGCCGAAGCGCTCCCATGAACGTCCAGCCAGTCGCCGATCTCACTCCCGAACGACGCCGCGCGCTGTTCGAGCGCGACGCCGGCATCGACACGGTTCGGAGCGACGTCCGCGGGATCGTCGAACGCGTCCGCGAGGAGGGCGACGTCGCCGTCCGGGAGTTCTCCCAGGAGTTCGACGGCGTCGACGTCGGAAACCTCGAGATCACGGACGAGGCCGAACGCGCCTACGAGGCGATCGACGGCGACCTCCGCGAGGCGATCGACACCGCCGCCGCCAACGTCCGGGAGTTCCACGAACGCCAGCGTCCCGAGGACTGGCGCGCGGCGTTCGACGAGGGCCGCGAACTCGGACGGCGCTTTCGTCCGCTCGATCGCGTCGGCGTCTACGTCCCCGGCGGCGCTGCGGCCTACCCCTCGAGCGCGCTGATGGGCGTGATCCCGGCGAAGGTAGCGGGCGTCGAGGACGTCCGCGTCGCGACCCCGCCAGCGAAGGAGATCAACCCCGCCACGCTGGCGGCGATCCACGCCGCGGGCGCCGACGAGGTCTACAGCGTCGGCGGCGCACAGGCGATCGCCGCGCTCGCCTACGGCACCGAGTCGATTCCGCCCGTCCGGAAGGTCGTCGGCCCCGGCAACCGGTGGGTGACCGCCGCGAAGGCCGAGGTCCGGGGCGACTGCGAGATCGACTTCCTCGCCGGACCGAGCGAGGTGCTCGTGCTCGCCGACGGGACAGCTAGTCCAGAATTCGTCGCGAGCGACCTGCTCGCGCAGGCCGAACACGACCCGAACGCATCGGCCGTGGCCGTCAGTGACGACCGCGAGACGGCCGAGGCGATCGTGAGCGAACTCGAGCGCCGCGTCGGGGAGCGAGAACGGGCCGAGACGATCCGCGAGGCGCTCGCAAGCGACGCGAGCGGCGTACTCCTCGCGCGCTCGATGAGCGAGGCGATCCTCTTCGCCGAGGAGTACGCCGCGGAACACCTCTCGATCCAGGCCGACGACGACGAGACGATCCTGGAGCGGATCAGTAGTGCAGGAAGCGTCTTCCTCGGGCCCCACACCCCCGTCGCCGCGGGCGACTACGCCAGCGGGACGAACCACGTGCTTCCGACCAACGGTCTCGCGAAGGTCACCGGCGGACTCTCGGTCGAACAGTTCCTCCGCGCGACGACGGTCCAGCGGCTCTCGTCCGAGGGACTCGACGACCTCGCGGACACCGTCGACACGCTCTCGCGGGCGGAGGGACTCGAGGCCCACGCCGAGAGCGTCACCGTCCGGCTTCGAGAGCGACCGGAACACGAGAGCGAAGGCGAAAGCGAAGGACGCGACGACCGCGAGCGCCTGCCCGAGGACTGAGACGACACCCTTTCAGCGACGGCGGCACGTCCTTCGACCGATGAGCGACGTCGAGAGAAGCGAGGAGGGAGTCGTCGACCGAGCGGCACGGTGGGTCCTGTTCGACGGCTCGCGCTGGGCCGTCGCGGCCGCGTCACTCGTCCCGGTCGCGATCGTCCTCGGGTGGATGGCGGGGACGAGATTCCTGGTCGTGACCAACACCGGGCCGCTCCAGTTCCTGTTCAGCGCGTTCGTGGGCGGGAACTTCACCCTCATTACGGTCGTCCTCTCGGTCAACCAGCTCGTGCTCTCACGCCAGCTCGAGGCCCCCGGCGAGGTCCGCTCACAGATCGAGGACGTCCACGAGTACCGTGACGAGGTCGAGTCCTCTGCCCCGCGGGACGTCGCCCCCGTCTTCCCGCCGGAGTTCTTCCTGCTGTTGCTCGAGACCGCGCGACGTCGGGTCCAGGATCTCGGCGGCCTGATCGTCGGTAACGCTCCCAACGGGTTGCGCGGGGACGTCGACGAACTCGTCGAGACGGTGACCACGCGGATCGACCGGACCCACGAGCTCTACGAGCAGTCGGACACCGGCATTCTCGAGATCCTGATAGCGGCGCTGGACACGAACTACGCGGGACAGATCCGCGACGCACGGAGGATCAAACGCGACTATCGGGGGTCGCTTCCCGACCACGCGGAGGAGGGCCTGGACGAGCTCATCCACACCTTAGAGCACATCGACGTCGCGCGCCAGTACCTCAAGACGCTCTACATCCAGAACGAGCTCGCGCGCTTCTCGCGGATGCTGCTCTACGTCGGCGTGCCGGCGATGTTCGTCGCGGTCTGTGTCCTTGCCGCGTTCACGACCGAGCCCAACCTCAGGGGGCCGGATCCGATCTTCCGTGCCGTCGTCGTGGGGGCGACCGTGATCGGATTGATGCCGCTCTCGGTGCTGTTCGCGTTCGTCCTCCGGGTCGCGACGATCTCCCAGCAGACGATCGCGATCACGCCGTTCACGACGAGCCAGCAGGAGTCAGACGACCGTTCCGGCTGAACGACGGGCACTTCGACGGGGCCACGAGAGTCGGTGTGAGCAAACGTTTTGTACGACCGAATGAACAATGATATCATGGGTGACGACAGGGACGGACTGCTCATCCTCAGTACGATCCTTCTGTTGGCGATCGTCCTTCCCCTCCTGATCCTCGAAGCCCCCTGGCTGCTCGCGCTCGCGATGGTGCTGCTCGCGGGCTACTGGTGGCAGACGGGAGAGAACCCGGTGACGGCGACCGTCGAGGCCGTTCGGAACGAGCGGGAGTCGACTCCCCCCGGCGCGTCACGGGAGAATGCCGGCGACGACCCGGTAGCCGCCCTCCGGGAGCGCTACGCTCGGGGCCAGATCGACGAGGAGGAGTTCGAACGCCGGCTCGACCGACTGCTCGCGACCGAGCCCGATGAACTGCACCGCGAGCGCGAACGGACGTACGAGCGGTAGTGTGTGTGAGCGTCACAGTTAACCGCCTCGGGGATAGACGATAGCGTATGAGCACCGAGACTGCCGCCGGCGCGAACCCGGAGATCCAGGTCTCCCCGACGGCCGCGGAACAGGCGTTGGACCTCCTGGAGGGCGAGGGCCTCGACACCGATCTCGCCGGTCTGCGGCTGTTCGTTCAGCAGGGCGGCTGTGCCGGCCTCTCGTACGGGATGCGCTTCGACGACGAACCGGAGGAGGACGACACCGTCTACGAACACCACGGACTGCGCGTGTTCGTCGACCCCGCGAGCATGAACTACATCGAGGGGAGCCAGCTCGACTACGAGTCCGGCCTGCAGGGCGCGGGCTTCCACGTCGAGAACCCAAACGTCGTCAGCGAGTGTGGCTGCGGCGAGTCGTTCCGCACCTAACGAAAGCCCTCGCTCGGCGCTGGCACGCCTCGCTCGCCCTTTTCAT comes from the Halalkalicoccus sp. CG83 genome and includes:
- the cofD gene encoding 2-phospho-L-lactate transferase, which gives rise to MVTFLSGGTGTPKLLSGADAVFEPAETTVVGNTGDDVELGGLLVCPDLDTVLFERGGVLDRETWWGIDGDTHETNEYLLELASAAGLETGPRYLPDACQTDGREIARWRRFSGIAEFMTIGDRDRAVHLTRTGLLDEGRSLTEVTRTLADAFGLAIDLVPMSDDPLATMIHTDRGEMHFQEFWVAHRGEPAIERVEFRGEARATEAVLTALEDPVVIGPSNPITSVGPIRAVRGVEERLARVPVVVVSPFVEDRVFSGPAGDLMAASGYEPSTAGVAECYPFADAFVLDDGDGTTLDRPVVRTDTAMDSREDAERVARAVEEALGGID
- a CDS encoding tRNA-dihydrouridine synthase, which codes for MFEPRLALASLSGRSDAAWASAASEHAGAAFLGGIALDEPSREAARALVARDRDEFLPADPIAFVDDQLSALSETPIRAGFNLRSSSPEPIATAAAVCRAHGAICEINAHCRQEELCAVGCGETLLRESDRLREYVCAADAEGATVSVKVRAEVDGVNLAETARLVERAGADAIHVDAMDSEEVIRTVTDAADLFVIANNEVRDAASVREYLAYGADAVSVGRPSDDPRVLARIREVLDRLSREAHA
- a CDS encoding triphosphoribosyl-dephospho-CoA synthase, coding for MNANTSARTRTAAQNAELALLLEVAGTPKPGNVDRRRDLSDLRFEQFLAGAVGAGEGLRDAEAGDPIGEAFERAVGGMAAGHGQNTQFGALLLLVPLVRAAIEDGGTLSPEGVRRVVEATTVEDAAAFYRAFEYCEVFVDDPPEDAADLDVRRGSEAVPALERRGLTLLDVMRLSEAEDDVAREWTGGFERSFRAAELITESEGPLSDRGARAFLDLLAERPDTLVAKKHGERVAEGAMERAKRTRDAGDPDAIEALAEAFVEEGINPGTTADIVAAGLFVALERGVEP
- a CDS encoding DUF447 domain-containing protein; the encoded protein is MSDGWPVELRGATESVVATLGPNDRWNLAALGLFAGEPVTSRTWGNTRTRRNLHRRGGGYVQFTRDPMEFVEAALGVYERDDPVLPSADAWVRVEVERVDAGEDGGTRWEEWAHTPVETGIERRVVPTTNRGYNAVIEATVAASRLGVAAYDTAELEERLVYFEGVVERCGAAREREAMARLRELSDWDGRDERPD
- a CDS encoding 30S ribosomal protein S17e; protein product: MAIKPAYVKKTGTLLIERYPEAFNDDFDHNKRSVRELTNIESKGVRNRIAGYVTRKQEQAAQA
- the asd gene encoding aspartate-semialdehyde dehydrogenase, with protein sequence MTHTVGVLGATGAVGQRLIQLLDPHPEFEIACLTASPESAGRPYRDAAKWRISTPIPEDVAEITVAETDPEAVPDDVDMLFSSLPSSVGERVEPDFAEAGYVVSSNSSNQRMAPDVPLVIPEVNADHLAMLEVQRDERGWDGALVKNPNCSTITMVPTLAALDTFGLSRVHVATLQAVSGAGYSGVTSMEIIDNAVPHIGGEEEKMESESRKLLGAFDGAELSLHDATVSASCNRIPTLDGHLENVWAETEEEASAEDAIEAMETYDSIDLPSSPDPLIHVFEEPERPQPRLDRERENGMQICAGGVRESETGLQYNCLAHNTLRGAAGASVLNGELLAEQGYI
- a CDS encoding type II toxin-antitoxin system VapC family toxin; translated protein: MNHGGIDSLAGDVLIAGVARSLGATVVTRHTGDFERFDGVAVEFY
- a CDS encoding PIN domain-containing protein — translated: MRLLDTTFLIGYERGREAVASYLANSGDEEFVTSTVCMKELAVGNTSLAPRREPI
- a CDS encoding D-2-hydroxyacid dehydrogenase, encoding MTDPFDVLVLRRGTHGMPVADLAAEIRDRLPDHEVRVATTPEDERELIREAPVAVGMDIDEELLSQAETLELFACAYAGTGHLPMDALEDAGVAVTNAAGVHGPNIAEQVLGSILAFYRDFFEGRDRQRDREWRHYQTDEFMGSTVTVVGLGAIGESIVDRLEGFGVDTVGVRYTPEKGGPTDEVIGFDSEDLHEAFSRTDVLVLACPLTDTTEGLIGEEELVTLPEDALLVNIARGPVVETEALVDAIRRNKLRGAALDVTDPEPLPEDHPLWGFDNVQITPHNAGHTPRYYVRLADIVAENVERLDAGETDLENQVL